One genomic segment of Bacteroides caccae includes these proteins:
- a CDS encoding 6-bladed beta-propeller, with translation MNVRLIIIQFVLIACTSCSSDKTLIKGCGIPIVLNEIKTSLVDTAFFQASSIIPLESNDNFSLIRSIDRICVIDDTFYMLDRSLGKVFMYSTSGKYLGQINDIGSGPGEYIQISDITVDQKRKNIVLLCDRPYKVMYYTNAGKLMKEVSYSDYYSEFIVNGDSIYCYKVGLKDVDYILTYTYPMDFLRKEALHERPYFDSGSSGNFTSFDVGNRLTISDAVYFTRPLESCIYSIDRNGIYEKYAIDFKEHHLPKSLLEKNMSAEDFLNICDENKYVCSITNVVGNRDYLLFKTNIGLFIYDKQLKRLEGYYFILNSPLRGGSPNYLPVNNASQIIQIMQPMQFKQYMDIQKERNKTDDKLNPVYENIYQNLHDEDNPILIIYELPYKNNIIEE, from the coding sequence ATGAATGTAAGATTAATAATTATTCAATTTGTACTAATTGCATGTACGAGTTGTTCTTCTGATAAAACACTTATAAAGGGCTGTGGGATTCCTATAGTATTGAATGAAATTAAAACAAGTTTGGTTGATACTGCCTTTTTTCAAGCCTCCTCAATAATACCATTGGAAAGTAATGATAACTTTTCCTTAATCCGGTCTATTGATAGAATATGTGTAATAGATGATACTTTTTATATGCTTGACCGCTCATTGGGTAAAGTTTTTATGTATAGTACTTCAGGAAAGTATTTGGGACAAATTAATGATATAGGTAGCGGTCCCGGAGAGTATATTCAGATTAGTGATATTACCGTGGATCAAAAAAGAAAAAATATAGTATTACTATGTGATCGGCCATATAAGGTTATGTATTATACTAATGCAGGAAAGTTGATGAAAGAAGTCTCATATTCTGACTATTATAGTGAATTTATAGTAAACGGTGATAGTATTTATTGCTATAAGGTAGGGCTGAAAGATGTAGATTATATTTTAACTTATACCTATCCTATGGATTTTCTAAGAAAGGAGGCTTTGCATGAAAGACCTTATTTTGATTCAGGTTCTTCTGGAAATTTTACATCTTTCGATGTGGGAAATAGGTTAACAATAAGTGATGCTGTATATTTTACACGCCCTTTGGAAAGTTGTATATATTCTATAGATAGAAATGGTATATATGAGAAATATGCGATTGATTTTAAAGAGCACCATTTACCAAAATCATTACTAGAAAAGAATATGTCTGCTGAAGATTTTCTTAATATATGCGATGAGAATAAGTATGTATGTAGCATTACTAATGTAGTGGGGAATCGTGACTATTTGTTGTTCAAAACGAATATAGGACTCTTTATATATGATAAACAGTTAAAACGATTAGAAGGTTATTACTTTATTTTAAATTCGCCTTTAAGAGGTGGTTCTCCTAATTATTTACCCGTTAATAATGCAAGTCAAATAATACAAATTATGCAACCTATGCAGTTTAAACAGTATATGGACATACAAAAGGAAAGGAACAAAACGGATGACAAACTCAATCCGGTTTACGAGAATATATATCAAAATTTGCATGATGAAGATAATCCTATTCTGATAATTTACGAATTACCATATAAAAATAATATTATTGAAGAATAA
- a CDS encoding NVEALA domain-containing protein — MKKGIFTALLFTVIVALYSLHLANGKCVYKSNISSLLLENIEALAADEDGSDDGEVVGGKIRCIDVGSLDCPLTHEKVKYIVRGYSL; from the coding sequence ATGAAAAAAGGTATTTTTACGGCATTACTGTTTACTGTTATTGTTGCATTGTATAGTTTGCATTTGGCAAACGGTAAATGTGTTTACAAATCTAATATTAGCTCCTTGTTGCTAGAAAATATTGAAGCGTTAGCTGCGGATGAAGATGGATCAGATGATGGAGAGGTTGTAGGAGGAAAAATAAGGTGTATTGATGTTGGTAGTCTAGATTGTCCTCTTACTCATGAAAAAGTTAAATATATAGTTAGAGGTTACAGTCTTTGA
- a CDS encoding discoidin domain-containing protein has translation MKTRLFICVCILFSLLSCSSSEKEQLETALAFADTNRAELEKVLEYYKNDSLKLKAAIYLIENMPLYYTYKGSDLDSLHIALEQYAVSDSYDKHLEYLKRFPYRNLFKEYDAKVITSEYLIENIEYSFKVWRETPWGKYVSFDNFCEFILPYRIKDEPLTHWKKDFYHRFKPVLDSLYQGTDVVEATSCLSNYATSLHWKYQNELTGPHLSAQLLLELQLGDCTSIADFGCYMLRSVGIPVGIDAYLWSPVSHVAHVWNVVLDTTGYTIPFNFGARKLKRGEQFGYRQGKVYRHTYALQKERLDAVLQNKKFGIALANICLKDVSSLYFPSNEITVDCELIKDRKEEHSVWVAIFNRRGWFPIGEGRYKEGKAIFNDIEEGLIYMTLYAQDGKLKEASFPFKIDKESGCLLYYRPKADSCQMSVTRKWPLQGGIRSYIQRMAYGRFEGANRKDFSDAKVMLQLKNYPRKMFNEVKIKDSSKYRYVRYISADWFPGDIAEVAWYADTLGQTKLQGELMSTLPYKGSRTVSGRSAMDGDPLTFFTSSEKPGWVGLDLNTPKQVGSIRYTPRNDDNFVRVGDKYELFYFSADGWKSLGVKVAEEPKLIYNNVPSHALYWLRDLTRGNEEQVFTYYDNKQIFTEGYWNLLF, from the coding sequence ATGAAAACACGACTGTTTATATGTGTATGTATATTATTTAGCTTGCTTTCTTGTTCCTCTTCTGAAAAAGAACAGTTAGAAACAGCTTTGGCTTTTGCTGATACTAACCGGGCAGAACTTGAAAAAGTTTTAGAGTATTATAAAAATGATTCTCTTAAATTGAAGGCGGCTATATATCTTATAGAAAATATGCCTCTGTACTATACATATAAAGGAAGTGATTTGGATTCGCTACATATAGCGCTTGAACAATATGCGGTTTCAGATAGTTATGATAAACATTTAGAATATCTGAAACGCTTTCCCTATCGAAATTTGTTCAAGGAATATGATGCAAAAGTGATAACTTCCGAATATTTGATTGAAAATATAGAGTATTCATTTAAAGTATGGCGTGAAACTCCTTGGGGAAAGTACGTTTCTTTTGATAATTTCTGCGAGTTTATTCTTCCATATCGAATCAAGGATGAACCTTTGACTCATTGGAAAAAAGACTTCTATCATCGCTTCAAGCCTGTACTGGATTCTTTATATCAAGGAACGGATGTAGTGGAGGCAACCTCCTGTTTAAGTAATTATGCAACGAGTTTACATTGGAAATATCAGAATGAACTTACAGGTCCACATTTATCAGCTCAACTCTTGTTGGAATTACAACTTGGCGATTGTACGAGTATTGCAGATTTCGGATGTTATATGCTACGTTCGGTAGGCATTCCCGTTGGGATTGATGCTTATTTATGGTCACCGGTGAGTCATGTTGCTCATGTTTGGAATGTAGTACTTGATACAACTGGATATACAATTCCATTTAATTTTGGGGCGCGAAAGCTAAAAAGAGGTGAACAGTTTGGTTATAGACAGGGAAAAGTATATAGGCATACCTATGCATTACAGAAAGAACGTTTAGATGCTGTTCTACAAAATAAAAAGTTTGGAATAGCATTGGCGAACATTTGTTTGAAAGATGTTTCATCTTTGTATTTTCCTTCCAATGAAATAACGGTTGATTGTGAGTTGATAAAAGATAGAAAAGAAGAACATTCTGTATGGGTTGCTATCTTTAATAGGCGTGGCTGGTTTCCGATTGGCGAGGGGCGTTATAAAGAAGGGAAAGCTATTTTTAATGATATTGAAGAAGGGCTAATTTATATGACTTTGTACGCTCAGGATGGAAAGTTAAAAGAAGCCAGTTTTCCTTTTAAGATAGATAAAGAAAGTGGTTGCTTGTTGTATTATCGCCCGAAAGCAGACAGTTGTCAGATGAGTGTCACACGTAAATGGCCTCTACAAGGAGGTATACGGTCTTATATCCAACGTATGGCGTATGGTCGTTTTGAAGGTGCTAATCGGAAAGATTTCAGTGATGCAAAGGTTATGTTACAACTGAAGAATTATCCAAGAAAGATGTTCAATGAAGTCAAGATAAAAGATTCTTCGAAGTATCGTTATGTTCGTTACATATCTGCTGATTGGTTTCCTGGCGATATTGCGGAAGTAGCTTGGTATGCCGATACTTTGGGACAAACGAAGTTACAAGGTGAATTAATGTCTACTTTACCATATAAAGGAAGTCGGACAGTGTCAGGAAGGAGTGCCATGGACGGTGACCCTTTGACTTTCTTTACTAGTTCGGAAAAGCCGGGTTGGGTTGGTCTGGATTTGAATACTCCCAAGCAGGTAGGGAGTATTAGATATACACCTCGCAATGATGATAATTTTGTACGGGTAGGGGATAAGTATGAGTTATTTTATTTCTCGGCAGACGGTTGGAAATCATTGGGCGTTAAAGTAGCGGAAGAACCTAAACTGATATACAATAATGTTCCTAGTCATGCTTTATATTGGCTTCGAGATTTGACCAGAGGAAATGAAGAACAGGTATTTACTTATTATGATAATAAGCAAATCTTTACAGAAGGTTATTGGAATCTGCTGTTTTGA
- a CDS encoding NVEALA domain-containing protein — protein sequence MKKKLFGIMLVLAVILFAGYTVYNSHGDIKLSDVTLANLEALADENDDNSEAGGASHSCYKKWRKAPEDDGFALWGWICQECELYWLLEAKYTSTCNK from the coding sequence ATGAAAAAGAAATTATTTGGAATAATGTTGGTCCTTGCAGTTATACTGTTTGCTGGTTATACTGTATATAATTCTCATGGAGATATAAAATTGTCTGATGTAACGTTGGCTAATTTGGAAGCTTTAGCAGATGAAAATGATGATAACTCTGAAGCAGGAGGAGCAAGTCATAGTTGTTATAAAAAATGGAGAAAAGCACCAGAGGATGACGGTTTTGCTCTATGGGGGTGGATTTGTCAGGAATGTGAACTTTATTGGTTATTGGAAGCTAAGTATACATCGACGTGTAATAAATAG
- a CDS encoding TolB-like 6-bladed beta-propeller domain-containing protein gives MKYSIVFFFLLSILGVSCVSHKEQIVDLPNPTSLLADSITTPPVLLSVTRLFIVHDMLVAYEQRKDTLFSFWKLPECQYLFNAGVKGQGPNDFLILDRNFVESKEGFKVFELPSNRVKELKIDSSGTFKLISEQRLKVNQMPLNRFLFLADSSYCFLSQDDKYEYTLLDKKQDTHQFSDYPFDLLKKDKGDDNNFVYNKLTVSKPDGEMFASFYVYIKMMRIYNRHGEMLNEIVLEHANSSLDNEEKITYYPYPPCADNKYIYVLTKQEEEPILEVWTWNGELVERYSLDKKISNFVVSNKYHTLYAVNKDIEDKIYVYKLPL, from the coding sequence ATGAAGTATAGTATTGTATTCTTCTTTCTATTATCTATTTTGGGGGTAAGTTGTGTTTCTCACAAGGAGCAAATAGTTGATCTTCCAAATCCCACGTCGTTATTGGCAGATAGTATAACAACTCCTCCGGTATTGTTGTCTGTGACACGTTTATTTATAGTTCATGATATGTTGGTTGCTTACGAACAACGGAAAGATACTTTGTTCTCTTTCTGGAAATTACCAGAATGCCAATATTTGTTTAATGCGGGGGTAAAAGGACAGGGACCTAATGACTTTTTGATATTAGATAGGAATTTTGTTGAATCTAAAGAGGGTTTTAAAGTTTTTGAATTACCCTCAAATAGAGTGAAAGAATTGAAAATAGATTCATCGGGTACTTTTAAATTAATCTCAGAACAGAGGTTGAAAGTAAACCAAATGCCACTAAATCGTTTCCTTTTTTTAGCTGATAGTTCTTATTGCTTCTTGTCTCAAGATGATAAATATGAATATACGTTACTGGATAAGAAACAGGATACTCATCAATTCAGCGATTACCCATTTGATTTATTGAAAAAGGATAAAGGCGATGATAATAATTTTGTATATAATAAATTGACTGTTTCTAAACCTGATGGAGAGATGTTTGCCTCTTTTTATGTATATATTAAGATGATGAGAATCTATAACCGACATGGTGAGATGTTGAATGAAATAGTGTTGGAGCATGCTAACTCTTCGTTAGATAACGAAGAGAAAATTACTTATTATCCTTACCCCCCATGTGCTGATAATAAATATATATATGTATTGACTAAACAAGAAGAAGAGCCAATTCTGGAAGTATGGACATGGAATGGTGAACTAGTTGAGCGGTATTCTTTAGATAAGAAGATTAGCAATTTTGTCGTTTCTAATAAGTATCATACCCTTTATGCTGTTAATAAGGATATTGAAGATAAGATATACGTTTATAAACTTCCTCTTTAA
- a CDS encoding NVEALA domain-containing protein: protein MKKKLFGIMLVFAVVLFAGYTAYNSHGDIKLSDVTLANLEALAGENDGGGESGG, encoded by the coding sequence ATGAAAAAGAAATTATTTGGAATAATGTTGGTCTTTGCAGTTGTACTGTTCGCTGGTTATACTGCATATAATTCTCATGGAGATATAAAATTGTCTGATGTAACGTTGGCTAATTTGGAAGCATTGGCTGGAGAAAATGACGGAGGTGGAGAGAGTGGGGGATAA
- a CDS encoding DUF1573 domain-containing protein, with the protein MKYCFLGFLALLFISCKGNKQQLAALLKEWEQKEIIFPSHTVFTIQGKDTVDFCIKDQYKVLVYTDSTGCTGCRLRLADWKKFMQQVDSTSADSVQFLFFFFPKKGMELHHTLKMALFNNPVCIDKQDSLNILNHFLQRMDFQTFLLNENNKVVAVGNPIYNNKVRDLYLKILSKNKSLENNNEGRQTSLKIDQMVLDMQSFLWEEKQTKSLSIQNTGSIPLVINDVTTSCGCTVVDYPKQPILPGKSDTLHISYQAEHPGHFNKTISIYCNTTSSPILIKIKGNAEK; encoded by the coding sequence ATGAAGTATTGCTTTTTAGGATTTTTAGCATTATTGTTTATTTCCTGTAAGGGAAATAAGCAGCAACTAGCTGCGTTATTAAAAGAATGGGAACAAAAAGAAATTATATTTCCTTCACATACAGTTTTTACTATTCAAGGTAAAGACACTGTTGATTTTTGTATAAAAGACCAATACAAAGTTTTGGTATATACCGATTCTACTGGATGTACTGGATGTAGATTGAGGCTCGCTGATTGGAAGAAGTTTATGCAACAGGTTGATTCAACTAGTGCTGATTCCGTTCAGTTCCTTTTTTTCTTCTTTCCGAAGAAAGGTATGGAGCTCCACCATACTTTAAAAATGGCTTTATTTAATAATCCGGTATGCATAGATAAGCAAGATAGTCTTAATATACTGAACCACTTTCTACAGAGAATGGATTTTCAGACTTTTCTTTTAAATGAGAATAATAAGGTTGTAGCTGTTGGTAATCCTATTTATAATAATAAGGTAAGAGATTTATATCTGAAAATTCTTTCGAAGAATAAATCTTTAGAAAATAATAATGAAGGACGACAAACTTCTCTGAAAATAGATCAAATGGTTTTGGATATGCAGTCTTTCTTGTGGGAAGAAAAGCAAACAAAGAGTCTGAGCATCCAAAATACGGGGAGTATTCCTTTGGTGATTAATGATGTGACTACATCCTGTGGTTGTACTGTGGTAGATTACCCAAAACAACCAATATTACCAGGTAAGAGCGATACATTGCATATCAGTTATCAAGCTGAGCATCCTGGGCATTTTAACAAAACGATTAGTATATATTGTAATACGACTTCATCTCCAATACTTATTAAAATAAAGGGAAATGCAGAAAAATAA
- a CDS encoding O-antigen ligase family protein, with amino-acid sequence MKMTRIQFLRIKTQASIALISIGVIGLLSTVCAYSSYIPAGDTAYQWLWCGWVSIIFTVCVLLAVGLSAKGVHFFYHSVIWGLILMGGIEAVWGLRQIYGFATSNHSLYAVTGSFYNPGPYSGYLALVFPVCLYEWLRLNAIKQRTWEESVGYYLSFGVLLLLVCVLPAGMSRSAWLASIFSGVFVCSVHYPWRNWLKKAWEEYHGKAVVALLLLSVILITGGIGIYHLKADSAKGRLFMWKISSLAVVKKPISAYGIGNFVYAYGQEQEKYFAKGSYDEDEERVAGSPEYAFNEYLRIAVECGIPVLVLVLTIIGGCLYRGIKKKRIGICGGLISLLFFSFSSYPMTYPCFIIAFILLLIACFLDYSHKLMLLFTFVIGSVGVWLVRNNAYDACREWSQCKMLYSIQAYGKAKEEYGRLYPLLNGRPRFLFEYGRCLHNLKEYNASNRILQEAERISCDPMILNVIGKNYKALKRYEEAEHWFLRSTHRLPGRIYPYYLLAKLYAEPDFRKPDKLEQMVEIVLTKEPKIQSSAIREMRDEVKKLISR; translated from the coding sequence ATGAAGATGACGAGAATACAATTTTTGCGGATAAAAACACAGGCTTCTATCGCTTTGATTTCAATAGGAGTAATCGGATTACTAAGTACCGTTTGTGCCTATTCTTCCTATATTCCTGCCGGGGATACTGCTTATCAATGGCTGTGGTGTGGGTGGGTTTCTATAATATTTACTGTATGTGTATTATTAGCGGTAGGGTTATCAGCAAAAGGAGTACATTTTTTCTATCATTCAGTGATTTGGGGGCTTATTTTAATGGGTGGTATTGAAGCAGTCTGGGGATTGCGTCAGATTTACGGTTTCGCTACTTCTAATCATTCATTATATGCTGTGACAGGCTCTTTTTATAATCCTGGACCATATTCCGGCTATTTGGCATTGGTATTTCCTGTATGTTTGTACGAATGGTTACGATTAAATGCTATAAAGCAACGTACTTGGGAAGAATCGGTAGGGTATTATTTATCTTTTGGGGTGCTGTTATTACTCGTTTGTGTACTTCCGGCAGGAATGAGCCGTTCGGCATGGCTGGCGTCCATCTTTTCGGGAGTATTTGTATGTAGTGTACACTATCCATGGAGAAATTGGTTGAAAAAAGCTTGGGAGGAGTATCATGGAAAAGCGGTAGTTGCTTTACTTTTGCTTTCCGTTATTTTGATAACAGGAGGTATTGGAATCTATCATTTGAAGGCTGATTCAGCTAAAGGACGACTGTTTATGTGGAAAATAAGTAGTTTGGCTGTGGTTAAGAAGCCCATTTCTGCGTATGGTATTGGGAACTTTGTTTATGCTTATGGACAAGAGCAGGAGAAATATTTTGCAAAAGGTAGTTATGATGAAGATGAGGAACGTGTAGCTGGTAGCCCGGAGTATGCTTTCAATGAATATCTACGAATAGCAGTAGAGTGTGGTATTCCGGTTTTGGTACTTGTGTTAACGATAATAGGTGGTTGCTTGTATCGGGGAATTAAAAAGAAACGTATCGGTATCTGCGGAGGATTAATTTCATTACTTTTTTTCTCTTTTTCTTCTTATCCAATGACGTATCCTTGTTTTATCATTGCATTTATTCTTCTTTTAATTGCATGCTTCTTGGACTATTCACATAAGTTGATGCTTCTATTTACGTTTGTGATCGGCAGTGTAGGTGTATGGTTGGTACGGAATAATGCGTATGACGCTTGTCGGGAGTGGTCACAATGTAAAATGTTGTATAGTATTCAGGCATATGGTAAAGCGAAAGAAGAATATGGAAGACTATATCCGCTTCTGAATGGCCGTCCCCGTTTTCTTTTTGAGTATGGACGTTGTCTGCATAACTTGAAAGAATACAATGCTTCTAATCGGATATTACAAGAAGCGGAACGAATCAGTTGCGATCCGATGATACTTAATGTCATTGGCAAAAACTATAAGGCGTTAAAGAGATATGAAGAAGCTGAACATTGGTTTCTGCGCTCTACTCATCGTTTACCGGGACGTATTTATCCATATTATCTGTTAGCAAAACTCTATGCTGAACCGGATTTTCGAAAACCTGATAAATTGGAACAAATGGTCGAAATTGTGTTGACGAAAGAACCGAAAATACAATCGTCTGCTATTCGTGAAATGAGAGATGAAGTAAAAAAATTGATAAGTCGATGA